One window from the genome of Thermovirga sp. encodes:
- a CDS encoding DNA-binding transcriptional regulator has protein sequence MAEKWKDRLTDQLCEAILSLETVDDVYRFLEDIATIGEIRALAQRLEVSKLLSEGFTYPQIAQQTGASTATISRVKKFLEYGADGYKLVLERLKKKS, from the coding sequence ATGGCAGAAAAGTGGAAGGATCGTCTGACCGATCAATTATGCGAGGCTATCCTATCACTTGAGACCGTTGACGATGTCTACCGATTTCTGGAAGATATCGCCACGATCGGTGAGATCAGGGCTCTCGCGCAGAGACTCGAGGTATCCAAGCTCCTGAGCGAGGGGTTTACCTACCCTCAGATCGCACAGCAAACAGGGGCCAGCACTGCGACGATCAGCAGAGTTAAAAAATTCCTGGAATATGGGGCCGACGGATACAAACTTGTCCTCGAGCGACTCAAGAAGAAAAGTTAG